A genomic window from Osmerus eperlanus chromosome 5, fOsmEpe2.1, whole genome shotgun sequence includes:
- the myod1 gene encoding myoblast determination protein 1 homolog, with amino-acid sequence MELSDISFPINSADDFYDDPCFNTSDMHFFEDLDPRLVHVGLLKPDDHLHNEDEHIRAPSGHHQAGRCLLWACKACKRKTTNADRRKAATMRERRRLGKVNDAFETLKRCTSTNPNQRLPKVEILRNAISYIESLQSLLRGQDDNYYPVMDHYSGDSDASSPRSNCSDGMMDGPTCASARRSNFDSSYFNETPNAVSRSDKHAVISSLDCLSSIVQRISTDTSACTLLSVEGSEGSCSPHEGSVLSEPASVPSPTNCPRQSHGPNPIYQVL; translated from the exons ATGGAATTGTCGGATATTTCCTTCCCCATCAACTCTGCTGATGACTTTTACGACGACCCCTGCTTCAACACAAGTGACATGCATTTCTTTGAAGACCTGGACCCGAGGCTGGTCCACGTGGGTCTTTTAAAGCCAGACGACCATCTCCACAACGAGGACGAACATATTCGGGCACCGAGCGGGCACCACCAGGCTGGGAGATGCCTCCTGTGGGCATGTAAAGCATGCAAGAGAAAAACCACCAACGCGGACCGCCGGAAGGCTGCCACTATGCGGGAGCGGAGACGGTTGGGCAAGGTCAACGATGCCTTTGAGACCCTGAAGAGATGCACGTCTACCAACCCCAACCAGAGACTGCCCAAGGTAGAGATCCTCAGAAACGCAATAAGTTATATCGAGTCCCTGCAGTCTCTGCTGCGAGGTCAGGACGATAACTACTACCCGGTGATGGACCACTACAGCGGGGACTCGGACGCCTCGAGCCCACGGTCCAACTGTTCTGATGGAATG ATGGATGGGCCCACATGCGCATCAGCAAGGCGAAGCAACTTTGACAGCTCTTATTTCAACGAAACGCCAAATG CTGTTTCAAGAAGTGACAAGCACGCAGTCATATCTAGTTTGGATTGTCTATCCAGCATAGTTCAGAGAATTTCGACAGATACCTCCGCGTGCACTCTGTTGTCAGTTGAGGGTTCCGAGGGTTCCTGTTCTCCGCACGAGGGATCTGTCCTGAGCGAGCCCGCATCTGTGCCGTCACCGACCAACTGCCCCCGCCAGTCCCACGGCCCCAACCCCATTTATCAAGTATTGTGA
- the zgc:172145 gene encoding ferritin light chain, oocyte isoform-like, which translates to MAEPSTKRLKTNLPVCKTHRACVGSKVKQNLPTAVEESLCGVSTLLLEVAYRLEALSQIFEQDDIALPRVAAFFHQESGKEQEQAEAMMDYLCERGGQYCNKDIQKPGCEQVCAVLPALEFLLVQWKDEMSVLVDLSLLARQNSDPHSASVVKSRFLGPLVPRVKLLGDLLTNARRLGCGPQGTLGEYLIDRLQAELTSAGVA; encoded by the exons ATGGCTGAACCAAGTACCAAAAGATTAAAAACTAATCTTCCTGTCTGCAAGACCCACCGAGCTTGTGTCGGCAGCAAAGTGAAGCAGAATCTCCCCACGGCTGTGGAGGAGAGTTTGTGTGGCGTCTCGACATTGCTTCTCGAAGTCGCCTACAGGCTGGAGGCGCTG TCCCAGATATTTGAGCAGGATGACATTGCCCTGCCAAGAGTGGCAGCGTTCTTCCATCAGGAGTCTGGGAAGGAACAGGAGCAGGCAGAGGCCATGATGGACTACCTGTGTGAACGCGGAGGACAGTACTGCAACAAAGACATCCAG aaGCCCggctgtgagcaggtgtgtgcggTGCTGCCAGCCCTGGAGTTTCTGCTGGTCCAGTGGAAGGATGAGATGTCTGTCCTGGTGGACCTGAGCCTGCTGGCCCGGCAGAACAGCGACCCGCACTCCGCCAGCGTGGTGAAGAGCCGCTTCCTGGGGCCCCTGGTGCCCCGGGTCAAGCTACTGGGAGACCTCCTCACCAACGCCCGCAGGCTGGGCTGCGGGCCACAGGGGACCCTTGGGGAGTACCTGATAGACCGGCTGCAGGCCGAACTGACCAGCGCTGGGGTCGCTTAA